ATCTATTCGCGGTAATCGATGCGTACGACCGTGAAATTGTGGGGTATTCGTTTTCGCGCTATTGCCGGACAGAGGAATTGCTGCAGGCTGTGGATAACGCATTCAACTACCGATTCCCGAGCGGGGTACTAGGCGCAAACTTAACGCTCAGAACTGACAACGGATGCCAAATGACAAGTCGACGATTCGTACAAGCCATGAAGGACTGCCAGGTGAAACATGAACGGACAGGTTATAACAACCCGGACGCAGATGGCTATATCGAACGTTTCTTCCGTTCGTTGAAGGAGGAAGAAGTTTGGATGCAGGAATACGACAACTTCGCGGAAGCCCAGATCGCAATCAAAACGTATATTGAGTTCTACAACAAAGAGCGCCCGCACTCAGCGTTGGGCTATCGTACACCGCAGGAATTCAGAAAATGGAAGGAATCAAAAGAGGCAGCGTAGACCTGATAATTATCAGAATAGAATGGCGTTATCTCAAAAAATTATGCACATCTGTCTTGACAGGACGGGGTTCAATACGCACACCATGCACATACGCTTCTTGAACAACGGACAGAAGGGCTTTTTCAGCCTTCCGCCGAGGTTCTAGGATACTTGGGAAGTAACTCCCTTTACGAAGCTTGGGAATCTGCAAATCGATCGTTCCGACACGAGTATCCCATTCTCGTTCTCTATACCCATTACGGCTGTTGCTACGCTTCTCACTACGCTCATATCGCTCAGCGCCAATCAGGGAGCTCACCTCAGCCTCCATCACTGCTTGGGTGAGAACCCTCAGCCCTTCTTTCAAGAAATCCACATCACCATCTTCTAATCCGATCTTGCGAATTAACTCCAAAAGTGCGATCTTATCCGTATAAGCCATCGAAGTGCCTCCTCTACTGATTGCTGCACACTTTTAGTAGATTGCACTCGATGGCTTTTTCGTCAAGATTCAGCCTCCTGAAGAATTTACACCACTACTTGAGACTTTAACGCTGTCCGCTGTAACGGCATCGAATATCCCTGGTCGTATACCATCTGGACGAAGCCCGAAGATGATACGAACAAAAAGCAATCCAAGTTGGATCTGGCGTGGCAAATGCTCCTCGATGTCCGCAAGCAGGTAACGTGCCGGTTGTGGGTAGTGATGGACCGCTGGTATTTCAGCAAACCGTTCCTGCGCCAGTGTGAATCGCAGAACTTCGACTGGGTTACGAAAGCCAAACGCAACACGCAACTGTTCCGCCGACTGATTGAGCCAGGCACGGGCCGTGAACGGTTCGTTCCGGTACGTCCAAAGGACCTCATCCGTGAGGTTTATCCGCTGCTTATGCAGCAACGCGATGTAGATGTAGCCTCCGTCGCATGTGAGAATATCTACCTCAAGATGCCCACCACTTCGGTAAATCGCAAGGGTGAAGTGGTCGTGAAAATGAAGTACGCCCCAATCGCCGCCGTGGTCGGCCAACGGGTAAAACCAGATAACAAGACCACAGAACAAAACGGGCTTGTGGATCCAAACGAACCCGTTGATAAAGACGACTTGGCCGCTGAATACAAGGGAGCGTATCTCCTGATAAGCAACCGTCACGATGCACCCAAAGAGGTTCTCAGTGCCTGGTTAAGACGATGGCATATTGAAATCCTCTTCCGTACCGCAAAGCAGGAACTGGGAATGCTGAATTGTCATTCCTCCAACGAGAATCACATTCACGCACATCTTACACTGCTGTTCACAGCAGAGACGCTGATTCGATATCTGCTTTGGGAACAACGAAAAACAGCGGGCAAAGAAGATTGCACACACGGCCAAGTGATCCGCAATCTGATTTGCATCCGCTGCCGAAACCGTCAAGCCGCTCGAACTAACGAGCCAGGCTCGATCACTATCGATCTTGACACAGAGGCAAAACAATTTGCAAGACTCATTCGCAAACTATGGCCGCTAAATTTAGAATTGCGGTGGTTCGACTCCACCAATAACCAATTATTGAGAGCAACTGCATAGCTCATGTTTAACTTATCCATAGGTACAGTATCACCCAATTCCATGTATTATCATTTATTACATACATGTAGAGTTCCCTTTCTGGGTAATGGTACAACGCGTACAGCACTCTCGCACGTGAATCTTAGTCTATTCAGGAAATTACGTAGATCATGTTCTTATTTTAAGAATGGAAAAGGGATTAGCGAAGAACTCTTTGTTGGATAACAGGTTAAAGCAAATGTGGTGTTAGGATCAAAGAGTGGACATAACGAATCGAGAATGTAAGAATAAGGCGATTTGAGGTGTCCACGTGATGAAGCAATATGACAAGGAATTTAAACTGCATGCTGTTCAATTAGTTTCGGAAAGTGGGAAGCCAGCGAGCCAGGTAGCTCGTGAACTGGGTGTATCACAAAAGACGTTGTATGGCTGGATGTCGAAGTTCAAGGAGGATCCGTCTACTCCGTTCGTTGGCAGCGGGAACCTCAAGCCGGAAGCGAAGGCCCTGCGGGATCTTGAGCGGGAGAACCGCGAACTGCGAGAGGAGAATGCCATCCTAAAAAAAGCCGCGCGCATCTTCATGAACGACCGGAAGTAAGGTACCATTTCATCCACAGAAACCGCTCCAAATTTTCGGTTGAGAAGATGTGCAAGATGTTGGATGTATCTCGGAGCGGGTATTACGCTTGGCGCAGGCGCCCGGAGAGCGAGCGTTCCAAACGCCGAAAACGAATCACGAAACGGATTCACCAGATATTTGTGAAGTCCCGTCGACTTTATGGCAGCCCCAAAATCACGCAAATCCTGCGCAGAGAAGATGGTGAGCGGGTGTCGTAGAAGATGGTGGCGAAAATCATGCGAGAGAACGAACTTCGCAGTCGTACAGTTCGCAAATATAAGGCGACTACATACTCAAACCACAACTATCCGGTACAGGAGAATGGTGAGCGTCAAATGCGCCACACATCCCATGTTTCAAGATAGAAGGTCTAGTATATAAATCACCCCCCACCATCGCTGGTGAGGGTCTTTTGAATTTGGGGGTTATTTTTTCCTGGGGTTGCGGACACTTTCTGGCAAAGCACTTGACCAAGGAAGGAGATCCCGTAGTGTCTCTGGATTGTCTATGTCCACGTTCGGCATTTGTTCGAAGAGATAGGTCAGGTAGTGCAAGGGGCTCAAGCCGTTCTCCTTGGCGGTTTCTACGATGCTGTAGATCATCGCACTGGCCCTCGCTCCGCTAGGCGTGTTACTGAACAGCCACGCCTTGCGCCCCATCACGAATGGTTTAATCGCTCGTTCCGCACGATTGTTGTCAATCTCCAAGTTCCCATCTTCTAAAAAGGCAACAAGTTTTGGCCATCGGTTCAAACAGTATCCAATCGCTTTTCCCAACAGACTTTTTGGTAGAACCTGATCCTTTTGAACTTCAAGCCACGCCAAAAAAGCGTCTAAAACCGGGCGACTTCGTTTTAGCCGCTGGTCATAACGTTCCTCTGGGGTCGCGTCTTTTAAATCGCGTTCAATTTTGAAAAGTTGGTTGCAGTAATTGAGACCTTCCCTCGCAGCAACCGGGGCATTTCTTTTGTTGGAGGGAAGCGATTTAATCGCTTCGTCAAAACCACGTCGAGCATGGCTCCAACAAGACACGGTGACTACATTCGGAATCTGGTTGTACCCGGCGTAGCCATCCACATGAAGGTAACCCTTGAACCCGTTGAGAAAATGAATCGGGTGCTCTTGAGCCCGGGTCATTTGGTACTCATACAGTACGATTGGCGGAGCATCCCGCCCCGTACGGTATAGCCACATGTATGAGTTTGTCTCAGCGGCTCGACCGTATTCATGCAAGACCTGAACAGTGGTCTCATCTGCGTGCAAGTACTTGCATCTAAGCAGTTCTCTGTGCATTCGTTCGTAGATTTTCTGGAGCCATTGGTTCGCCCCAGTTAGTACCCAGTTCGCCATGGTCTGTCGTGATAATGGCATGCCTTGGCGTGCAAATTGCTGCTCCAGCCGATAAAGCGGCATACCATCCCCATACTTCTTGTCCATGATGTAGGCCACCGCCGATGGCGATGCCAAGCTACCCGGAAAAGCTGGACGCGGCATCTTCGCCTTCACCACAGGCGTTTCAGTCCCATTGCGTTCGCACGGTCGACAACTGTATATGATTTGCACATGTTCGATGACGATTTTCTGAGCCGGAATAATCTTCAGCTCTTTACGAATCTCAGAACTCATCTCGTGCATGCATTCTCCACAGCAAGGGCAGACCCGCTCGTCTTCCGAGAGCCGATACTCGATACGCTCCACGGGCAGATTCTTGAGCAGTTCGTCCCGAAAGCCTGGTTGCTTCTTGCGGGGCTTAACCGAGACGGATTCGGTCGTCGGTTCCTCAATTGCAGGCTCTGATTCGACTTCCACTTCATTGAACAGCCGCAATTGCTCTGAGTCGGAACGCTCGCTCGTCGCACCAAAGCGTTTATGCTTAGACAAACGAAGTTGCTCTAGGAGGAGACTGACCTGCTGTTTCAAATCCGATATTTCTTGTTTTAATAACCGGTTTTCGTTCTGTATGGATTCAAGCTGTTCGGTCTGTGAAGCCGATGATTTTTCATGTTTACTGATTCGACATTGATGACCATAATCCCTTGTCATGATTGGATTCTTAAGCAATTTTTCACGGTCATATGACCGTCTTCGCCACCACCTTTGGATGTGCTTGACGTTGTGTGATGGACAACCCGTCCAGCAACCAGCGAAGTTCTCGACGGCTGACACAGATAGGGCCTTCTTGGGATGCATCTGGCCACTGAAAACGACCGCGCTCTAAGCGACGGTAGTGCAGCCAGAATCCGGCGTGATCCCACTGGAGAATCTTTAACTTGTCTCGTTGCCGATTGCAGAAGACGAAAAGACAGGGCGAGAACGGATTCAAGTCGAACACCTCTTTGACGAGTACGGCGAGTCCGTCAATGGATTTGCGCATATCCGTAACACCGCCCGCCAAGTAGACTTTCTGCTCCGATGTCGCGTCATTCAGCATAATGTCGCCAAGGTCTGAACGACCTCGCGTAAAAAGACGAGATTACACCCTGGCTCCACTTCAACACGGGCATCGCCGATACAAATTGCAATTTTACCTCCTGACATTGGCTGGCCACCACTGCCCTCGGCAACCTCGACGGACAACCATTTCACCGGTGACCTAGGTCCCGACTTGTGGCTAGTGCTCGTCTTCTGCAGCCAATACCGCAAGGTATGAATATTGACACCGTGCTCGTCGCACCAGACTGGCGCACTTTGGCCACTGGCACGAAAGCTCGCGATCCGTCCCTCCCACAGATCTCGTAACTCCGTTCTGCACAAACAAAAAACCTCCTCGATGTATTTGAGGAGATTATCTCGCCATTTTCATGTAGTTACGAGGTGTGCGCTACTTTACGCTCACGGAGAATGTGCTGAACCAGACGTTCGTCGCAGAGCGGCCAAACCAGGTGTATATGGCGGATATCACGTATATTCCAACGGATGAAGGATGGGTCTACCTAGCCAGTTTAATGGACTTGTACAGCCGAAAAATCGTGGGGTGGCGTGCCGACGCACGAATGACGAAAGAATTGTGCATCGCGGCACTCGAACAGGCTTTTAAACGTCAAAGTCCCGTTGGTTCTGTGTTGCATCATTCAGACCGTGGGAGCCAATACGCCTCTCATGACTACCAGAACAAGATGCAAGAATACGACATGGTCGGGAGCATGAGTCGCAAAGGAAACTGCTTTGATAATGCGTGTATCGAGTCGTTTCATAGCATCATCAAGCGGGAACTTGTCTATCTCGAAAAGTTCAAAACGCGTAAGCAAGCCATACAACGGATTTTCGAGTACATCGAAATCTGGTACAACCGGGAGCGTGTTCACGCGTCCATCGACTTTCTATCACCGGCCGAGTATGAAAGAAGATATTTCCACACGCAACAGGTTAAAGCAAGCTGAGTAGGTCCGTATCAGAATATTAAAACTTACAAATTCTCTGTTTGGGTGTCCGTTCTATTGACTTAATACCAATGTGCCTCCTCTACTATTTGCTGGACACTTGTAGTAGATTGCACTCGGTGGCTTTTACATCAAGATTTAATCGTGGAATTTACACCACTACCTAAGACTCTAACCTCACCCCCCCATCACGTTCAAATCAGCCAAGCCGTCTGAAATCATCTGATTGATGTCAAACGACGCCTTGATCATACGGTCAAACAGTTCTTGCATCGTGGGAATATCTTTGATTGCACCGGCCACTTGCCCTGCATTCACATGTCCCACTTCGAATAATCCCTCTAACGCGCCTCTCACGTGACTATCTTCGCTTAGGGCCTGTTCGAATTCAGACAGCGACATGCCACATTGCTCCTTCTCGTAGAGTTCCTTCGAGCGTGGCGTGGCAAGCACGCGGGTTATTCGGCCAATGGATCGGCCAAGAACCAGCGTATCGCTTTCTGTGGCATGTAGTAGCGCTTCCTTGTATCGCAGATTGACAAGCGCTTCCTTTGTCGCAATCAGACGGGTCCCCATTTGAACCCCACTCGCCCCCAAAGCAAGGGCGGCAACCAGGCCGTTTGCGTCCGCAATTCCACCTGCGGCGACGACTGGAACCCGAACGGCTCTTGCAACCAAAGGCACCAATACCATCGTTGTAATCTCCAGCGGAGAGTTTTTCCCGGCCGCTTCCACACCTTCAGCAACCAATATATCCGCTCCAGCCTCTGCCGCCTTGACTGCATGTTTTTCCGAGGCCACAGTGACCATCACCGTCTTACCGATGCGATGTAAACGTGGAATCCAAGGGCTTGGGTTGCCCGCTGATAGACTCACAACTGGCACATCATGAGTTTGAATTAACTCGATAACCCCTTGTGGATCAGGATGGATATTGACAGGCAAATTGACTCCAAAAGGGTTGCGCGTCAATTGTTTCGCAACGACGATACGCCTTTCAACTTCATCCAGCGGTAGCGTTCCAGCACCAATCTGACCCAGTCCGCCTGCTTCCGAAACAGCGGCACATAACTCGCCGCTACTGACGTTTCCCATTCCACCCTGAATAATCGGATAACGAATACCCAGTGTATCGATTAATCGTCGGGTATACATGGTCATCCCCCCTTTGGTAGCAAATAAAGAACAAGGCGAATATCAAATTCCGAACGACACGAATTTGGTTTCAAGAAAGGCATCCATTGCATATCGCCCGCCTTCTCGCCCAATCCCACTTTCCTTAAAACCACCAAACGGTGCCTGCGTCTGCGTCGGTGCGCCGTCATTCACGCCGACAATACCGTACTCAAGACCCTCTGCCATGCGGAAACAGCGACTATTATCGCGGGTGTAAACATATGCGGCCAATCCATAAGTCGAGTCATTCGCCATACGCAAGACCGAGGCTTCATCTTGAAATGGAATCATGGGAACAACCGGTCCAAACGTTTCTTCCCGTAAAATTTTCATGTCCGGTGTCACATCCACAAGCACCGTAGGCTCAATATAGAATCCATTCGCATATTCACCCTCAACGAGTCGACGCCCGCCATATACAACTTTGGCGCCTTTCGCGACCGCATCCTCAATATGCTCTAAAACCTTATTCATGCCTTTCTCATTCACCAAAGGTCCAATTTCCGTAGCCTTATCCCGTCCGTCGCCAACCTTCGCGTGTTTTAAACGTTCAATGAGTTTTTGAGTAAATTCCTGTAGAACTGACTCGTGCACAAAGAGTCGATTCGTACAAATACACATCTGCCCCGACGTGCGGTATTTACTTTCAAATAACCCTTGAACAGCGGCATCCAAATCGGCATCGTCGAAGACGATGAACGGGGCATGACCGCCCAATTCCAGGCTAACGCGCTTCACCTGCCTTGCCGCGCCTTCCATTAAAAGTTTTCCAACTCGTGTCGATCCGGTAAAAGCAATCTTTCGGACATTTGGATTCTCCAGAAATTCCTTGCCGATTTTCTCAGGATCCCCAATGACCAGGTTCGCCACGCCTTTCGGAAACCCAGCTTCCTCAATCAACTCAAACAGACGAATAGCACTCAGTGGCGTACTCTCAGCCGGTTTCAAAATCACCGTGCAACCGGCTGCCAACGCAGGTGCAATCTTTCGAGCGACCATGTTCACAGGGAAGTTCCACGGCGTAATCGCCGCAACGACGCCAACCGGTTGACGCATCACCATCAATCGTTTTTTCGGATCAGAACTCGGAACGGTTTCCCCGTACACGCGCTTCGCTTCTTCCGCATACCACATGAAGTTATCCGCAGCACCAAGTACTTCCCATTTCGCTTCCCGTAGTGGCTTGCCCATCTCTGTAGCGATAATGGTCGCCAACTCGTCTCGGTGATTGCGCACCAATTCATAGAGCTGATAGAGGCATTTCGCACGTTTTTGCGCTGTGGTCGTCGACCAATCTGGATATGCTTCGTGTGCAGCGGCAATCGCCTTCGCCGCATCACGCTCATCGCCAAACGTGACAACCCCTACCTCTTCCCCATTTGCAGGACTTATCACACGCAGGACTTCTTTACTCTCCGACTCAATCCATTCATGATTCACAAACATGCGTTTCACTTCAGCCATGGTGACACATCCACCTTTCACATTGGTTTGTCTACGACAACCTTTCCACAAGCGTGGCTAAGCCTTGACCCACACCAATACACAACGACGCAAGTCCGTATCGCCCCTGACGGCGAATGAGTTCATAGGTCAGCGTCCCGACCAATCGCGCACCGCTTGCGCCCAGCGGATGTCCATACGCGATCGCGCCACCGTTCACATTGACCTTATCTGTGTCCATCCCGAGTTCTCGAATGCAAGCTAAGGATTGTGCAGCAAACGCCTCGTTAATTTCGACAATATCTACATCATGGATTGAAATCCCAACGCGGTTGAGTAGCTTGCGAGTCGCGTAAATCGGGCCAAGCCCCATGACATCCGGATTGACCCCCGCTACTGCAAATGAAACAATCCTAGCAAGTGGCTGCAAACCCAACGACTCCGCATAATCCTTATCCATGAGGAGCAGCGCTGCGGCGCCATCGTTAATCCCAGATGAATTTCCGGCAGTCACCGTTCCACCAGAACGAAAAACTGGTTTTAACTTTGCAAGGCTCTCCATCGTCACATTGGGTCGTATGTGCTCATCTCTCTCTACGATTTGAGTCTGCCCGCGCGCTAACGGCACTTCGACGGGAATGACTTCTCGCTCAAAGATGCCTCTATCCCATGCATCGGCAGCTCTACGCTGACTAACCAGCGCAAATTCATCCTGATCTTCTCGCGAAATTTGGTATTGCTCCGCGACGTTCTCTGCAGTCTCACCCATACTAATGGGCGGATGCAGCGCTGCCAGCTTAGGATTCACAAAGCGCCATCCAATTGTCGTGTCCGCCACCTCGGGATTCCCCCGCGGAAATGCCTGCTCAGCCTTTAACATCACAAGCGGAGCCCGTGACATACTCTCCACGCCACCGGCAATGTATGCCTTCCCAACGCCCATCCGAATGGCGGCAGCCGCTTGATTCACCGCTTCCAAGCCAGAGGCGCAAAGCCTGTTTACAGTTACGCCGCCCACGGTTTCAGGTAAACCAGCAAGCAAAAGCGCCATCCTCGCAATGTTCCGGTTGTCCTCACCAGCCTGATTGGCGCATCCGAAGATGACATCCTCGATATCACTGGGATTCAACAGTGGATTTCTCTCGATTAATGAACGAATCACGATGGCTGCCAAGTCATCTGGTCGAACGCGAGACAACGCACCACCATATTTGCCAAATGGGGTTCTTACAGCGTCTACAATTACCGCTTCACACGCCATCGTCGCCCGTGGTAAGAGAGTTATAGCCCCCCTTACTACGGTCCTCACCACCCTTCCATGTGGAGCTCCACCAAAATTGATCACTTCAGGAATGACTTTTGCAGATGCATACGCGTATCATCAGAAATCGGCGAGGAGGTCTTACACATCCGACATAACCTCCTGTTCATACTGGTAAAAACCGCGGCCTGCGTATTTTCCAGTTCGCCCAGCGTATACGAGCTTTTTCAAATATAAAGAGGGTCGATACCGATCTTCACCTAATTCTCTGTGTAAGCTCGCGAGAACAGCCAAAATCTCATCAACACCAATTTCATCAGCCCAAGTAAAGGGCCCTTTGGGATAATTCGTGCCAAGAACCATGGCACTATCGATGTCCTGTGCCGTAGCCACCCCTTCACTGAGTGCGAACGAAGCCTCGTTGACAAGCAGTGACAAAATCCTGGGGAAGACCAGCCCTGGTGCGTCATCCACCACTTCGACATGTTTGCCACGTTCTGCCCAGAATTGCTCCAATCTCCCCCATCTATGATCATTTTCCTCCTGAAGGGGGCGAGAGAGCTCCATGACATCAAGCGTTTCAATTGCCCAGGGATGAAAACCAGCAACAAGTAGATTCCTATCCATGAGCGCTGCTACTTGCGTGACACACGCGGCAGTACAAGAGGTGAACACCATCGCATCATCCGTTACACAATTGCGAACAGACGCCCATGCTGTCATCTTTCGATTTATATCGAAATGAGCGTCGATCATCACATCAAAAGGCGGACACGAATTCAAATCAATCGGGTGGTTTACACGATATTGCGTTACATGATCTCCTTTTGATTGGAGCCATCTCGCGAGATCATCCGCCGTCTTTCCGTCACCGAGAAGAAGAATATTACTCGTCATACCTGTAATACCCCCTCCCGGTTTTTCGACCGAGCATACCAGAATTGACCATGGTTCGCTGAATGGGATGCGGTCGAAACCTAGGTTCGCCAAAAAAGGATTCATACGTGGAACTCGTCGCCGCAAAGTTAATGTCGAGCCCAATCATATCTTGCAGTTCAAAAGGTCCCATCTTAAACCCGGCACTTCTCATAATCCTATCCACTTGCTCAATCGTCGCGACCCTATCCCCAACCAGGCGAAGTGCTTCATTATAGAAGGGACGGGCAACCCGATTCACGATGAACCCCGGTGTGTCACGGACTTGAATTGGCACCTTGCCAACATCATTCGCCAAACGCATCGCCGTAGATATGGCGTCATCGCTGCTCATGCGGGATCGAACAATTTCTACTAAGGGCATACGTGGCGCTGGGTTAAAAAAGTGCATACCAATCACGCGTTCAGGATGATTGGTTACCGATGCAATCTCTGTGACAGACATCGAGGAGGTATTGGTCGCCAAAATGGTTGTCGGCGAATGGATGTTATCGAGACTACGGAAAATATCTTGTTTGACATCCAGCCTCTCAAGTGCCGCCTCCATCACCAAAGCTGAGCCTTCCGACCGCTCCAGCGTTGGAATTCCCTGAATACGACTCATGATTTCCTGCGGTTTCGCACGAAGTCTTCCGCGCTCAAATTGTTTTTGAAGGCGCAGTAAAATCGCTCGAATGCCATGATCCCTAGCCTCTTCGTTCACATCGAACAGCTTTACAAAATAGCCAGCCACAGCAAAGACTTCCACAATGCCATTGCCCATGGTTCCGGCACCGACAACAGTCACTGTCCCCTTACGCACAAAGACCAACCTCCTTCCGAACCAAATCGCAAATGCGTCGACTAGCGTCCTTGATATTCCGGCGTTCGCTTTTCAAAAAATGCCCGCAATCCTTCCTGATGATCGTTTGTCCGTCCAGCCAGCTCTTGTAATTGAGCTTCATATTCCAACGACTGTTCCAACGTATTGCCAAGTCCCTTATATAAAGCCCGCTTCGTCATGCCAATCGCTTTCGTCGGCAATTTGCCAAGACGCTCTGCCAACGCCATTGCCTCCGGCAGCAGTTGTTCTGGTGGGCAGGTACGATGAATGAGCCCAATCCGCGCTGCATCGACAGCTGATATTTTTTCGCCAAGAAACATTAACTCTATCGCTTTCGTCAGTCCGATAATTCTCGGTAGCAGCCATGTGCTCCCGGAATCCGGAATCAATCCAATGTTTACGAAAGATTGAATCAATGAGGCACGTTCTGACGCTATCCTGAAATCACAGGCTAAAGCCAGGCTGACACCCGCTCCAGCCGCAACGCCGT
Above is a genomic segment from Alicyclobacillus acidoterrestris containing:
- the tnpC gene encoding IS66 family transposase, whose amino-acid sequence is MTRDYGHQCRISKHEKSSASQTEQLESIQNENRLLKQEISDLKQQVSLLLEQLRLSKHKRFGATSERSDSEQLRLFNEVEVESEPAIEEPTTESVSVKPRKKQPGFRDELLKNLPVERIEYRLSEDERVCPCCGECMHEMSSEIRKELKIIPAQKIVIEHVQIIYSCRPCERNGTETPVVKAKMPRPAFPGSLASPSAVAYIMDKKYGDGMPLYRLEQQFARQGMPLSRQTMANWVLTGANQWLQKIYERMHRELLRCKYLHADETTVQVLHEYGRAAETNSYMWLYRTGRDAPPIVLYEYQMTRAQEHPIHFLNGFKGYLHVDGYAGYNQIPNVVTVSCWSHARRGFDEAIKSLPSNKRNAPVAAREGLNYCNQLFKIERDLKDATPEERYDQRLKRSRPVLDAFLAWLEVQKDQVLPKSLLGKAIGYCLNRWPKLVAFLEDGNLEIDNNRAERAIKPFVMGRKAWLFSNTPSGARASAMIYSIVETAKENGLSPLHYLTYLFEQMPNVDIDNPETLRDLLPWSSALPESVRNPRKK
- a CDS encoding IS3 family transposase, whose amino-acid sequence is MVAQLVKEGFRVPVIAKALELNRTYCYSLLKEPVKKAKKAVIDKDALLKQRIRHLCERFPRYGYRRIKVMLRRQYSMQVNHKRVHRLMREMGLLVKSPQREASRKKRSGKIPVSQSNEHFQCDMTKIWCGKDGWGYLFAVIDAYDREIVGYSFSRYCRTEELLQAVDNAFNYRFPSGVLGANLTLRTDNGCQMTSRRFVQAMKDCQVKHERTGYNNPDADGYIERFFRSLKEEEVWMQEYDNFAEAQIAIKTYIEFYNKERPHSALGYRTPQEFRKWKESKEAA
- the tnpA gene encoding IS66 family insertion sequence element accessory protein TnpA, with translation MCRTELRDLWEGRIASFRASGQSAPVWCDEHGVNIHTLRYWLQKTSTSHKSGPRSPVKWLSVEVAEGSGGQPMSGGKIAICIGDARVEVEPGCNLVFLREVVQTLATLC
- a CDS encoding transposase; this translates as MKQYDKEFKLHAVQLVSESGKPASQVARELGVSQKTLYGWMSKFKEDPSTPFVGSGNLKPEAKALRDLERENRELREENAILKKAARIFMNDRK
- a CDS encoding thiolase family protein, with product MACEAVIVDAVRTPFGKYGGALSRVRPDDLAAIVIRSLIERNPLLNPSDIEDVIFGCANQAGEDNRNIARMALLLAGLPETVGGVTVNRLCASGLEAVNQAAAAIRMGVGKAYIAGGVESMSRAPLVMLKAEQAFPRGNPEVADTTIGWRFVNPKLAALHPPISMGETAENVAEQYQISREDQDEFALVSQRRAADAWDRGIFEREVIPVEVPLARGQTQIVERDEHIRPNVTMESLAKLKPVFRSGGTVTAGNSSGINDGAAALLLMDKDYAESLGLQPLARIVSFAVAGVNPDVMGLGPIYATRKLLNRVGISIHDVDIVEINEAFAAQSLACIRELGMDTDKVNVNGGAIAYGHPLGASGARLVGTLTYELIRRQGRYGLASLCIGVGQGLATLVERLS
- a CDS encoding NAD-dependent succinate-semialdehyde dehydrogenase; the protein is MAEVKRMFVNHEWIESESKEVLRVISPANGEEVGVVTFGDERDAAKAIAAAHEAYPDWSTTTAQKRAKCLYQLYELVRNHRDELATIIATEMGKPLREAKWEVLGAADNFMWYAEEAKRVYGETVPSSDPKKRLMVMRQPVGVVAAITPWNFPVNMVARKIAPALAAGCTVILKPAESTPLSAIRLFELIEEAGFPKGVANLVIGDPEKIGKEFLENPNVRKIAFTGSTRVGKLLMEGAARQVKRVSLELGGHAPFIVFDDADLDAAVQGLFESKYRTSGQMCICTNRLFVHESVLQEFTQKLIERLKHAKVGDGRDKATEIGPLVNEKGMNKVLEHIEDAVAKGAKVVYGGRRLVEGEYANGFYIEPTVLVDVTPDMKILREETFGPVVPMIPFQDEASVLRMANDSTYGLAAYVYTRDNSRCFRMAEGLEYGIVGVNDGAPTQTQAPFGGFKESGIGREGGRYAMDAFLETKFVSFGI
- a CDS encoding transposase; translation: MWTKPEDDTNKKQSKLDLAWQMLLDVRKQVTCRLWVVMDRWYFSKPFLRQCESQNFDWVTKAKRNTQLFRRLIEPGTGRERFVPVRPKDLIREVYPLLMQQRDVDVASVACENIYLKMPTTSVNRKGEVVVKMKYAPIAAVVGQRVKPDNKTTEQNGLVDPNEPVDKDDLAAEYKGAYLLISNRHDAPKEVLSAWLRRWHIEILFRTAKQELGMLNCHSSNENHIHAHLTLLFTAETLIRYLLWEQRKTAGKEDCTHGQVIRNLICIRCRNRQAARTNEPGSITIDLDTEAKQFARLIRKLWPLNLELRWFDSTNNQLLRATA
- a CDS encoding IS3 family transposase; its protein translation is MLDVSRSGYYAWRRRPESERSKRRKRITKRIHQIFVKSRRLYGSPKITQILRREDGERVS
- the tnpB gene encoding IS66 family insertion sequence element accessory protein TnpB (TnpB, as the term is used for proteins encoded by IS66 family insertion elements, is considered an accessory protein, since TnpC, encoded by a neighboring gene, is a DDE family transposase.); translation: MLNDATSEQKVYLAGGVTDMRKSIDGLAVLVKEVFDLNPFSPCLFVFCNRQRDKLKILQWDHAGFWLHYRRLERGRFQWPDASQEGPICVSRRELRWLLDGLSITQRQAHPKVVAKTVI
- a CDS encoding IS3 family transposase, coding for MRYFTLTENVLNQTFVAERPNQVYMADITYIPTDEGWVYLASLMDLYSRKIVGWRADARMTKELCIAALEQAFKRQSPVGSVLHHSDRGSQYASHDYQNKMQEYDMVGSMSRKGNCFDNACIESFHSIIKRELVYLEKFKTRKQAIQRIFEYIEIWYNRERVHASIDFLSPAEYERRYFHTQQVKAS
- a CDS encoding NAD(P)H-dependent flavin oxidoreductase, yielding MYTRRLIDTLGIRYPIIQGGMGNVSSGELCAAVSEAGGLGQIGAGTLPLDEVERRIVVAKQLTRNPFGVNLPVNIHPDPQGVIELIQTHDVPVVSLSAGNPSPWIPRLHRIGKTVMVTVASEKHAVKAAEAGADILVAEGVEAAGKNSPLEITTMVLVPLVARAVRVPVVAAGGIADANGLVAALALGASGVQMGTRLIATKEALVNLRYKEALLHATESDTLVLGRSIGRITRVLATPRSKELYEKEQCGMSLSEFEQALSEDSHVRGALEGLFEVGHVNAGQVAGAIKDIPTMQELFDRMIKASFDINQMISDGLADLNVMGG